The sequence AGTTTTCTTATGGTTTTTTCTCACACGATTCATACAGCAGGTTAAAAAAGATaaaagcaaaatttaaaaaaaagattaaagaGTAAGATAACGacgttatttatttttgtaatgttgtttttaaaatttacaaagcTAGTTATGTCGTAACTCGTAGATAATTGTAACGTATAATCggcatatttacattttagcgtcatttatgaatattcatcTAAAAACACAAGTAAcggagaaaaaatattttttgtgttaaaagaatattttttcaatttagcaaattttattgacataatgGTGAAAACAGGCAAAGCCTGTagaaattctttttttttttcttttttttttttaggtttcaagtttattttaaatgtaatcGAAGATAGTGACTTACCTGTTTCTAATTTGATGAGTACAACTATGTAACTTTGTGGGTCGATTTAATAAGCGTAGGCAATTATATAAGATTAATTTCTAAACTTGATATTATTGGCAATAGATGTCAAGAAAACGTAAACGGCGGTTCCCTTTCTAGTTAATTGAAACATCAATTTggttataataatatttctcATCCATTAGAAACTGGAAATTAATTGTGTCTGCTCTAACTGGCAGCCTAATGAGATCATGATTTGTCTATCATTTAATAGTGATAATGTTTTATGATTTGTAGCATCACTTCCATTAAAGGAGTGCCAATTTATAAGATTCTTTCCTTGGGTGGAAATTGgttacaatattttgaaatgaataatcatatatagcaacaaaacaaagaaaagaaaactaattaggttatacattgtatatacataatacataaatacatacattcacacacacCATTCTACTCGCATTACAAAGTAATATAGCTGTGGTGATATGAATTGAATACATgtgaaatataacattttaataagaATAAATAAAGATGGCCTTAGAACACTTCCCTGGGGAGTTCAACGTTTCATTATATATGTTGACGTCGCGTACATTACACACAATGTACGTGCCTGGTGATATATTGTATTTCAAAGTAGAGATCTTTACGGGAAAATATCTCTGCATAGTAGATGAAAAagtatacatatgacatttatGTATTGTGTTTCACGGGGTATTCTTTGTCACATGTAACGACAAAGTAATCATATGAATGGATAATAATTAGGAACATTATAGACGGTACAATGTTACTCTGTAAAAGATTTTGTCTTAAAATCTATCGTTATAAATGTAATGGTGCTCACATGACATCGTACCAAACTTGTTACAGTGTTTAAAGTTTTCTTAAAAAACCCACTAATTACAGTGAGATTGAAAAACAaagttcatttaaaaaaaagttattttaaagcTTTTCTATATCTCGTAATTATCGTGTTCTTATTTCTGTCTTTCTACCAAGGAATTCATTATATCACCAGTATCTATCGGGTAAATGCCCATGTTTTCTCTATTTAAGTGCTGGTGTATGTTtcgtatgtatacatgtattattgacacAACTTCAGAAGTACTCCTTGATAAGATATTTAGGaatgtgttttatgttttaGGTGGCTAGTCAAACAAGCGAGGACACAATGACACCCACAAATCTCGGTCCTATAAACTCGACTAATCCTACACCACGGTCAACAGACCTAAAACACCAGACGGACTTCTATAGAAATGAATATGTGTCACCCAATACGACAGTGAACCATGATGACACACATATCAACTCttataaaggggagataactacgtCATCAGATATAATATTAAGTTCTCCTATAACACCACTTAAATCATCACCTATATCATCTACATCGTCGTCTTCAGACATGACGTCACTACTAGCTGTTACTAAAGATATAGACAGCATTCCGGTAACACAAATTACGTCAGCAATACCAATGACAACAAACCAAGGTGAAAGGTCAAATGTTTCTGCTACAACGGAAGGTAAAAGTATGGTAACTACACAGGGGGTTATAAGTGTGGATAAACGTACCACACCAAATTTGAATAATGTGCCAAATATAACCACCTCAGTGGATGTAAATGATGTTAATAAATCTGCAAACTCTATCATCTCAGATGTTGATGTTGGACCAAACGTTTCGACCGACACAAATATATCGGAAGTGACAACTGATTTAACATCGACAGTAAACAAAGGTGATGCGCACAAATTCACAACTTCTATCAATATTGCTTCAACTACAGACAGTCAGatagtaaaatcaaaatcaacaGGAAATGGTCAAATAGTCAAAAAAACAACACCAGAAAGCAAAACAACATCAGACAACAAAACCGCAACAACAAAGGACAAAACAACGTTACAGGATAGTAGAATAGTGAAAACAACAACACCAGGAgacaaaacaacaacatcagaagtcaaaacaacaacatcagaagtcaaaacaataacatcagaagtcaaaacaacaacatcagaagacaaaacaacaacatttgatgacaaaacaacaacatcagaAGACAAAACAGTAACAACAAAGGACAAAACAACGTTACAGGATAGTGGAATAGTGAAAACAACAACACCAGGAgacaaaacaacaacatccgaagtcaaaacaacaacatcagaagtcaaaacaacaacatctgaagacaaaacaacaacatcagaAGACAAAACAACAACATCTGAAGACAAAACAACAACACCAGGACACAAAACAGTAACAACAAAGGACAAAATAACGTTACAGGATAGTGGaatagaaaaaacaacaacaatcccAAAAGACAAAACATCAACAGAAGACAAAACAACGTTAGAGGATAGTGGTAAATTCAAAACAACAACACCAAAAGACAAAGCAACAACATCAAAagacaaaacaacaaaagacaaaacaacaacaacaaaagacCAAACGACACTAGGAGATAACGGACTAGCTAAAACTACAATGCATGAAGACAACGgaaaagtaaaaacaacaacaccagTAGTCGATAGAATAAGCAATCCTACATTGCCGGAACTCAGTACAGCAAGCAAAACAACTTCATCGAAAACCAGACCAAGTCAAACAACTAATCCCGAAATCGGAACAAACCAGACGACGACTTCGAAATCGACGATTCCGGAAGTTAGAGCAAGCAAATCAACAGCAGTAATTCACTTGACATCGATAACGAGTAGTACACAAAAACCAAATGACAGTGAGATCGCGAGCTTTGGTTCCATTTCTACCACTTCCACTTCCGCCAACACATTATCGTCTTCTGCTGGGGCAAGTAACGGAAGTTCCGCGGGAAGACACAATTCGTCAGCTGGCATAATTACAAAAACCGAGAGCAATTCTTTAACGACTACTGGACTAGCAGAACAGAAGACAACAGTTGGACACGCTAGCAATACGGAGCAAACAAACATAACAGCTTCTACCACAATGTCGGCCTTAGACAGCGTCACAACAAAAATGACAGTAAATAATACCAGAACCGTAACAATTGAGACTACTACTAAACCTACCAATGCTTCACAAAGTAACAACCAGGCGTCAACGGAGGAGATCCCCAATGGTATGGATGTCCAGATACAACACCAAATGGGCGACGATGATGACGACACGTACTGGCCAATCGCCATCGCCGTTACAGTTGGCGTTCCTGTCATAATCGTCTTCGCAGTCACCATCACTGTCCTGAACCGCAAGAGGTTAGAGCGCTCAAATCGCTTAGCAACGCCAGGTTGCTTTTCGTGAGCTagttttgttttgcttaatagaAGGTATGGCGATGAGCTTGTAGTTGTTATGGCTAGGTCATCCAATAGAACAGCgcttagaaaaaaaaaagaaaaaacttaGACATCACAAACACGGCtgatatgaaagaaatttaaatTATGGATCTTTGCTGAGGTCCATTTGGTGTTATACCACCCTGATAGAATAGATAATGACAGCCCGAGgtcattgtttttatattctaCCAGggtggtataacaccatattgacAGAATCTAATTTTTTGTATTAGATATGTTGTTTCTTTGACAAATGTCAAAACGATTATCTCATGTGTATGTTAATTACAAGAAGAATGAAAGCCATAGGacgccaccctgaagaactcaacgtTTGGCCGACAAGGTCAGTGCAATATCGACCCGGTTGTGACTTAGAAAATGAATATTGACCCAGATACTCAAATAAATTAGGCTATTACTTTGGTCCCGGTTAGATTCTGATTCTATCAGGTACATAAAAGAGTACCAACCTGACTAAATATCAACTACTGATTGATACTCCAAAAGTTGTAGTATTTACCGTGCACAGTCCCGACCagagattttgaaattttttgatCCCTAAAGAATACAAGTTGTATCGCTCTGCTTTGGCAATAAGtagtgttttgttttaaatagaggaactgataaaataaaataagcgTCATTTGATTGATCTCGTGATATATCTAATTCAGCCTCATTGTCTTTTGTAATTTAATTGCTAATGTCTCCAATGTTTAGATGACGGGCGTTGGCTCTTACAgagatttgaaataaaatgttgttaGAAAAAAATAGCATAGCATGCTTGCATATATTAGCTATTTAGAACGCAATGTTGTAGTaattatttgtgttattttgtaaTTGGTCAGTTTTCCTTTGTATTCAGTTAGAAATGTTATGAAGGATTAATTCGTTAAAGTTAATCAACTCTCCCGCAAACATGCTCTCTTTTGTAAGACGTCAAGATCACCAAGGCGTGTTGGCGCTTTGGCGTTTTGACGTTCCTGGGGAAACGATAGCGTCCAGTGGCAAGTTCATGTCAGCTTTAACTCGCTGGTGGAAtgtcttgtacatgtattttgaatatgcattaggccaaaaaaaaaatatgtctgtttagggttacccgaccgaccgaccctattttttccccacttttctacgattttttttaaagttgggatttcgatctcagactctggTTCTGACCATTATCTTAGAGTAAAAGACACTAACCGACCCTGTTGTCTTTTTTTGCCGATGTTGCCCTAAACAGACACATTTTGGCCTTAGAATAGAAAAGAAATGAAGAGTGTTATTTTATAAGTAATTGTGAATTGGAAAGAACATAAAGTTTTCAATTAAGGAAGCTCGCATATCACagtaaacttttatttatgttttcagGAAACTAGAGAAGGCCCACAATGCAGCGCTGTCTGGATACATTACGCCACCTACCGAGTACGACGCGTGACGTCACACCACAACGCTGATGTAGACCGACGGCAGAGCTTGTCAACCGATCACCATTTAAAACAGACGAGGACACCATTTCTCCATTTCTTATGCCttattttaattgtttgcaAGTAAATAGGTCACGGTGAGAGCCCTATGCTAGGTCTCTGACTATCAATGGACCAATATTCCGAAGGCATTCGTGTCCAAAATTAAGGGTATAGTGGGATGATGATGTTTGTTTGCGATTATCGTTTAGTGTGCTGCGAATGCTAGGCCAAATGATCTCTCCAGGAGATGGCGATGTTGTGGGTGTTAGTAACGTAATGATTTTAGAGTCAATATTTCCTCTGTTCAGAGTTGTCTTTCCGAATACGGAACGGTAACTGAGTGTAGAAATTGAATGTAAGAAACGGCACAATGGGTAGAGATTGAAACCTTAGTGAATCAGGAAGTACTAACAATGATTTTGCTTCATAGTGAAGTTGGTAACAACAGACTTTGAGTACGTACGTTTTAATAAAAATACTATAATATATGTCTTGGTAATATTATCTGATAGATGAAGTTTTCGTCTGCAAATGCTCATGAGTACAATGTACGTGTACATGTGGTGGTGACGATAGCGTCAAAGTGTGGTGGTGACGTGAgcttctcccaccattcacttaGCCGTGGAAGATTTAGACTGGTTCTCGCCTcggttacctcccttgcgtacgcttcactgagcgGAGCGAAGCCTGGCGGAaggtagagaactaagggaagggaaccagtctatggaagatttctctgtcaatcccttcttttgaacctgaagacaaatgcgtgacgtcatgacttcatTCGCTGTGACCGTGGCAtgcattgtcgatgacgtcattaatATTGACGTGCAGTCGATGGAACAATGTTCATGTCGCGGTGAAAATGTTTCTGTTTAGGCTATTATCTcctctttttcttttgtatgtaGGAGAAAAAGAATAAATCCCTACCTGTGATGGTGACGTTAGAATCAAAGTgttgtagtgacgttagtgtcaAGGTGTTGTGGTGACGTTAGCGTCAATGTTTGGTGGTGACGTTAGCGTCAATGTGTGGCGATGATGTTAGCGTCAATGTGTGTTAGTGACGTAAGCGTCAAGGTATTGTGGTGACGTTAGCATCAAGGTGTTGGCGCTAGCGTCAAGGTATTATGGTGACGCTAGCGTCATGTTGTTGTGGCGACGTTAGCGTCAAGGTATTTTGGTAACGTTAGCgtccatatgtatatatttacacttgctaggcttgttcactatatgCAAGTACTaaccgattttgtttaccataactgcatggtaacattgaactttgaacttgcgtatgaaaatattCTATGCAACGTTAAAGGGctactttttttttgtaaaagaaacacatggctttgtttacattttgacacaacattacgtgtatattgttgtttttcatagaattttgggaaaatgtaaacaatacatatatgttttatatttatatatgataccaaaattttttaaattaatgattgtataaagaaacgggaaaaatatcccgaccggggcgacgtgcagtgctgtcaaatgtaaacattacctctgtgtctgtgtacATCCTACGATCGCGTCTTTGGGGTGGGggcgggcgtgagaccctctgacagaggtcagttataaacatatccccttgtctttgttctttgagaatttaatcatgtgtattataaaacatgcaccgctagtaatccacgtatggacagttacgcgtcaccacaaatacattgtacccatcgaacacaagtgaaaatGTTCCGTCTGttgatggcgatggatctaagcgtagattatttcatcacatggctcccaagaaTGTAACATCGTCAAGTCaaacgacaatctcaaacacgttgagctacttgaacatcggtgttttgacaacttcggcaaactccagtgtgtaaacgtgcgtcagcttcgcctcgctgcacaaaaACGGTCACCgggttcacacatgtggccgagtacaaattctttatgttattacgctatatattaacttttagcaaaatttgatatatatttaaagttctgatcttaTGTGACCGTGGTGGTGTCGTTAGCGTCTATGTGTGACCGTGGTGGTGTCGTAAACGTCTATGTGTGACAGTGGTGGTGTCGTAAGCGCCCATGTGTGACCGTGACGTCAGCACCAAGGTATGACCATGGCGTTAGCGTCTGTATGTGACCACGACATTAGTGCCCAGTGGTAGgtatttttatttgtgtatCTGTGTGTGATGGTGACATAGAATCCTGCCGTTTATCTTTCAGATCAATGTGTCTGTGGAAATGGTCtccattttatatatatctaaaatattaaGACATTCATACAAATGTCCTCGATCCAGGGgcttactatcactgacgttatatccaccccaggaCTATCTCAGGGTACACTATGTTTTTATTAAGTTGtgtgtcgctctctctgtaatcttcaaacgAAGTCGCTGCAGGCTTATGATTTGTCAGTTATTTTCTCATGaattgccttcagttttactacgagATGGTCTAGGGTAGCATTTATATATcgcgtcagtgatagtaacctctggataCTCGAGGATTAAAGGGTTCTGATTCTAATCGGTGTCTTAATCTTTTCTGAAGTACATGTctgagaaataaaataaaatacggATTTTTAATGGTCTAGCTTCGCTGTACTTACTGGTTGATATGAATGCATGTCTGGGTAATGTAAGAACATGCCACTCCATCAGCTTATGTTTTTATTCTGTGAGTCCGGAGGGAACACTCCAATTGATGAAGTTGGAGTGaaatttttaacttttaatgaTTTTTCATTGTAgttaataattaacttaataattatattttttaaaataaataatgagcAATTTATGGCAAAAATATAGGCTTTATCATGCGTGTTTTGAAAGATGTCCGGTATAcgattttaattaaaacagaCTTGAAATTCACAAAAAACATATTGTTGAAACCATTAGTgtgaaaattcttgaaataaactACATTTCTTTTTGAGTTACTAATTCGTTTGAGTTATAATTTTGTCTGTATGTTTCAGCGAGATAATCCTATAAAATGGATAACTAAACCCCGCAATCACAAGGAGGCACAATGCGAATCATCTGCAGTCTCCATTAAATGatgatctgtcagagttacttcccttcatttcactaCTGACAAAGTTAAACCACAGGGGCACGcttttttgttttaagaaaGATATGTTATTATAGATGTCTTggtagtactttctgagataatATATTACCAAGACATGCTGTCGGATCATTTTTAGTCTGCAAATGCTCGTGATAGAAACGAAGGAAATTGAAGCACGTGTGTTTGgctctatatatattttgtactcgctctatatgtgtgtaatactgTGTTTACACAgtatgacatatacatgtatgtatagagAGACAAAATATTAATAGAGCCAAAAGCCTACCCACACATAACAGGAAACCAGCGTGTCCTCGAATCAAGTGTTTCACAGGATATGGATACGGAATTTCTGCACGTTTTGTAGATGACGTAAGAATAATTGAAGTTTAACTTTGAAATTTAATATGGTGTACCTTTGACGGAAAGATATTCTGGAGTTATCTGATCGTTCCGTACCGAGTCTAGTACCTaacttacaataaaatatatcataaaatatcatatctaaATCATCACAATTGTAAAACTTGGATGCAAATAAACTgtgtttaaatcaatattattacataAGGATAAGATCGACACCATGTTTAAATGCAGGTGTTACGCAGTTGGAATACTGGTCTTTGATATTCTGATGGGACACACTGTATAGTGTACACTTGAAAAGAAAATAGTCAATTGTGTTAACAATCTTATTGTTGTGCGATAATATTTTACCGCAAAGTTGATTTTGAACATATTAGCGCAATAACCAATACACTGGTTCAAAATGAATGGTCATAGATTATCAAAGATCACTGCTATGTATGTTAACAGTCTAGTTAAACAGCATGTGTTTGGATCTATAGACATTTCTCTctctatgtatatgtaaaaactaatacattgtacaatgtatatatatatacgtatatgtCCACAGGGATTTTAAAATTAGTTACAAAGTCCTCAttgaccattttagacgtttttaGGAGTCTTGATTGTAAATCGAGACTATATAGTATACTTTACTcccgtatacatgtatagaaccATATAGAATATGATTCTACCGATTTTGGACcactaaaacgtctaaaatgatCTGTGGGgactctggtgggtccaaatgtacagaaaatatataaacttaACTAATTTTCAGATTGCTCTGTGTACGTTGTAGCCcgagaaaataaaaaaaattgaattcgCCGATAACGTTTGGTGTCAGGGctagagtatctcgggctatttatgttgtacatgtagatgtatgATTTTTCAGAAGTGCCAGGTGTACGTGTACACATTCCCGGATCTGAATTATCAGCTATGAATGTGACTATAAACTACTTGTACTTTGATTTCTTTCTCTGTCATGTCAGATAAAGGTAAATGAGGTGATCCTATATCTATCCCATGGGTTGTATTATCTACGTGCTAGATAGACGATCGTACCCGGTCACGAgtagattatatatacatgtgtagacTGTATCaaacaatttcattaattgGATATTCCACTGACCTGATACGATAAAACTAATATTACACGGCTACAAGTATAAGATTAtagtaattttatttcagacaaATTACTGAGTGGTGAATATAAGCTCCCCTATTTTTAGCTTCCAGTTTTCCATTGTTCGGTTTTATTTGGGTTAAAATACAATCAACAGTtaattaaagagacaattcactcaggcaaattcttttacataaccaataagcaaactatagcataaatgtattgttctacatttcttatgaaacatataacgtaaaacattgacaaattccacaacattgttaagtattttaattaatatcgttgaaatatcaaatcgttgatcaatacgattaagcaggtacaatattaactctgtacccatacccgagccaaagtcacgcacgttaaacaaatgaactacataaccactgagaaggtgataaaatgatttttaggcaagacaattcacctaataaggtaaacacactactgtcagagcgatttgagcagttctagccaaaagttgcattactttacgagcaagggacagggttcggcatacaagaagttcgaccacagtgtgtaatggcggacagcgagcaagtttgaatatttcacacacgtgtcaccaccatATGCGTTtcagacatatcacagtaaaactgactgatgtaatttccattagaagttgttttatctgatatatatacaaatattaatgttctcttagactgaattgtccctttaaggtggtcatttttcaattaaaaaaaaaaaaaaaaaaaaatgggagGTCATTTTTTTCCGCGATACTacacaattatcgacctattttcaggtggatacggtgagttatcaacccgagtaagtgatatatccctacggcctcgggatatatcacttactcgggttgataactcaccgtatccacctgaaaataggtcgataatagTATAATATCAACATGCATGACGTTACAGTTATTTTTGAGACAATGACTTATATTATGCTTAATACGGTATATACAAATAATAGTtgtcaaatatgtatatataataccgTTTGTTgaaaattcgtgccaggtccttGTCCTGTAGCACACATTTACAGAGTACTATAGAGAAGTTTcatttatcaacaaaaaaaatactaaaagttttgtgttgtcatttcccAAGCAAAATTTTGTGGATTTAAAGTGTGATATTTGTTTCATCGGTATCTGGTTGCAGCGATGCTGGCATTATGTTACCGTTGATAttcatgatatatttaaaatcaaattatttcatataggaATGGAAACCTTCTGAAAGGACCTAACACTAGTGAAGCGTAGAtacatatacactaaattacaTTCTTTTCTGCAGAGGCGCatatcaagtttttttttccaaaaccgTCACGTACTTCAGTATGACTAAATGTCGAGGtgtatttaacataaaaatacacaGAAGGGCACAGGACCAACGATTTGCCAATTGGATAtattacaagagatcccagagggatcttggcgcccaccaaagaatgatctatatctgacaaaggaaagatggatattttctctactttttaaactttttcaaacatactacatataaaatttgagacagatcgcttcagtaccttttgagaaatagcggtaacaaacttcaactatcaaaatccttggcggccatcttgttgatcaatcggtcccaaatcacaatattcacaactagggccctagggaaacctacatgtgaaatttgaaaaagatccattcaatactttctgagaaatagcgataacaaactttgaatataaaaatccaagatggctgcctggcagcaattttgttgaccgatcggtcccaaatcacaatatgcacaactagggccataggggaacctggcggccatcttgttaaccgatcggtcccaaaatgcaatatgc is a genomic window of Argopecten irradians isolate NY chromosome 10, Ai_NY, whole genome shotgun sequence containing:
- the LOC138333174 gene encoding mucin-21-like gives rise to the protein MKTFYSNNYHRLAAILVLIFLDTVASQTSEDTMTPTNLGPINSTNPTPRSTDLKHQTDFYRNEYVSPNTTVNHDDTHINSYKGEITTSSDIILSSPITPLKSSPISSTSSSSDMTSLLAVTKDIDSIPVTQITSAIPMTTNQGERSNVSATTEGKSMVTTQGVISVDKRTTPNLNNVPNITTSVDVNDVNKSANSIISDVDVGPNVSTDTNISEVTTDLTSTVNKGDAHKFTTSINIASTTDSQIVKSKSTGNGQIVKKTTPESKTTSDNKTATTKDKTTLQDSRIVKTTTPGDKTTTSEVKTTTSEVKTITSEVKTTTSEDKTTTFDDKTTTSEDKTVTTKDKTTLQDSGIVKTTTPGDKTTTSEVKTTTSEVKTTTSEDKTTTSEDKTTTSEDKTTTPGHKTVTTKDKITLQDSGIEKTTTIPKDKTSTEDKTTLEDSGKFKTTTPKDKATTSKDKTTKDKTTTTKDQTTLGDNGLAKTTMHEDNGKVKTTTPVVDRISNPTLPELSTASKTTSSKTRPSQTTNPEIGTNQTTTSKSTIPEVRASKSTAVIHLTSITSSTQKPNDSEIASFGSISTTSTSANTLSSSAGASNGSSAGRHNSSAGIITKTESNSLTTTGLAEQKTTVGHASNTEQTNITASTTMSALDSVTTKMTVNNTRTVTIETTTKPTNASQSNNQASTEEIPNGMDVQIQHQMGDDDDDTYWPIAIAVTVGVPVIIVFAVTITVLNRKRKLEKAHNAALSGYITPPTEYDA